One Glycine max cultivar Williams 82 chromosome 4, Glycine_max_v4.0, whole genome shotgun sequence DNA segment encodes these proteins:
- the LOC100499730 gene encoding uncharacterized protein isoform X1, translated as MTDSKEKNRKFVETIELQIRLKNYDPQKDKRFSGSVKLRHIPCPKMKICMLGDAQHVEEAEKVGLDYMDVEALKKLNKNKKLVKKLAKKYLVTQLLQQVIISVKQYHVRN; from the exons ATGACTGATTCCAAGGAAAAGAACAGGAAATTTGTGGAGACCATTGAACTCCAAATTAGGCTGAAAAACTATGATCCTCAGAAGGACAAGCGTTTTAGTGGCTCTGTTAAGTTGCGTCACATTCCTTGCCCCAAGATGAAGATTTGTATGCTTGGAGATGCCCAACATGTTGAAGAG GCTGAGAAGGTAGGATTGGACTACATGGATGTTGAGGCCTTGAAGAAGCttaacaaaaacaagaaattgGTGAAAAAACTAGccaaaaaatatcttgttactcAACTTCTTCAACAAGTGATTATTAGTGTCAAACAATATCATGTACGAAATTAA
- the LOC100787918 gene encoding 60S ribosomal protein L31, protein MVEKAKGRKEEVVTMEYTINLAPQTPPWLKKAIKEIRKFSQKAIGTNDVRVVVKLNKHVSRVRESEVFQGRVFALAKTPPALLSKRQQGLQPNCHESHSGFDMHDKSSKLFDKW, encoded by the exons ATGGTGGAGAAGGCGAAGGGTAGGAAGGAGGAGGTGGTTACTATGGAGTACACCATTAACCTAGCTCCACAAACGCCTCCCTGGCTG AAGAAAGCTATTAAGGAGATAAGGAAATTTTCCCAAAAGGCCATAGGGACCAATGATGTGAGAGTGGTTGTGAAGCTGAACAAGCATGTCTCTAGAGTTAGGGAATCAGAAGTGTTCCAAGGAAGAGTTTTTGCTCTTGCAAAAACCCCACCTGCACTTCTTTCAAAACGTCAACAAGGGTTGCAACCAAACTGCCATGAGAGTCATAGCGGCTTTGACATGCATGACAAGTCCTCAAAATTGTTCGACAAGTGGTGA